In Miscanthus floridulus cultivar M001 chromosome 8, ASM1932011v1, whole genome shotgun sequence, the sequence GTCTATTAGCTTTACAACCCAATAGGGCTTATCACCAATTGGAAGACTGATAGGCGATTCATAACCAAATAGTACTTATCGCCAATTATAGGCCTGTTAGCTTTACAATTGATTGTTAATAGGCATGTCGGCAATTGGAAAATCAATAGGTCTGCCACAAAATAGTCATATGTGAACAACAATTGACTTATGTGGCATAACTTATCGGTTCTCTGCCTGATTACATATCGGCTCCCCATTTGTCGATTAATCCAGTACCGGCTTCAAAAGAGCCGGCAATGTGTTATTTTTGCAATTTTCTGTAACTAGCACCTATATTTGCACCATCATCTATTTAAGACGATATTATTTCAAAAGAATCGTTAAGAATGTATACATAAATACGTGATCCACATGTGGGTGTTGCCTAGACCTCCTGTTCTATGTGCATCATTCGCGATATGGTCTTCAAAGCTGACCCGGAGTCATACTTATCTATAGATATGAAAACACAGGTAGAGACCCTCTGATTAAGAGACATAATCGAGACAAGTTGGCATTTTTACTATTGGAAGAATAGAAATGCTATACAGTTTCGGAAGGGAAGCCTAAACTTGGTGCGTTCAATTTACACGCCATTGGGTGCCCCCATGTATCACAGTAAAGCCATTACAAAAGGATTATAGCATAGAGATAAACATCGAATAAGGTGGCAAAACGAAAATGATCGTTAAAAACAAGTCACTTCTACAAACTGGGAGACTAGTGAAGTCGTCATGCTGGCATAACATGTTACTTCTCAAGTCGACCTAAGGTACCTAAAATAACCTCACGCAGCAGCTTCAACCTTCTGGGACTTGTTAGAATTCTTCTCTGATTCGGGGTTTCTATCTCGCTTCCCGTTGAAATGCTTTCCTCCTCTCTGGTTCTTTAAAGCCCTAGAAaatcaagaaaaagaataattaaGCCATGTTATCTTCCACAGAAAGGTTAAGACAACTCTTGTTGAAGATGGTGTACGGCCCTATATAAGAGCAGAAACCCAAGGGCTTTCACTTGAAAGTGGCGCCCCTAGTTTTACATGAACATACGTGTAATTTTAACAAACAAAACTGTAATTTCAAGGAAGTTGAGCCTCAGCTGGCTGAGGCCTGAAGGTGTAGATGTACACCCAAACCAACCAGGTTTCAATTCCAAGTCCTCATAGAGGCAAATTTGGGTGCATGTTTTCTTTTTGACATAAAGCCAACTAGTTCCTCAAAGGTTTAGTTTAAGtgtccaagaaaaaaaaaactgcagcTTACATCAATTATACTGAGTAAATAAGGTGTCTGTGGTGCCAAATTCAACAGTTAGCCCAGTTAATTATATTGAGTAAACAAGGTGTCGTGGtttaactccgcctatggtggggcgcctttggtgtcccagcatagcaggtcccaagccctggtaaaggaggagggttgtgttaggcgtggcgagccaatgtaaaaacttagccacttaaatggagatgaaacccgaaagaaaatcgttggggcgtaaccctcttagcgacgcgccatatcggaacccaggtatggtgttaaatgggcaagggccgggtcgtcacccccgtgacgcgccgtgtcttgatctgggcatggtgtcaagtaaccaaggatcgggtcgtcgcttccttagtggcgcgctacatcggcgcccgggtgtagtgaaaaatgagcaagggtcttcgcatcagagtcgacgggtgcgaagggtaaggaagctagtcgaaccaactaggatccgtttaggtagttggaatgtagggtcacttacaggtaagttaagagaattagtcgataccgcgactaggaggcgtgtaaatatattatgcgttcaagagactaaatggaagggtcagaaggcgaaggaggtggacaatacaggtttcaagctttggtacacagggacagtcgcgaatagaaatggagtatgagttttgattgataagagcctcaagaatggtgtggtgggagtgagaaggcaaggagataggattatcttagtcaagcttgtcgttggtgatatggtcttgaacgtaattagtgcgtatgccccccaagtaggcctcgacgagagtgctaagagacaattctgggaagacttagatggcctggttagagctatacctagtagtgagaagctttttataggaggagatcttaatgggcatgtaggtactacaagcgcaggtttcgaggcagttcatggaggttttgggtatggtagtaggaatcaggagggggaggaagttctggacttcgtggtagcttttgacctgatgatagccaacactttctttagaaagagagaatctcatctagtgaccttcagtagcggacaacactgtagccagattgactttgtcctcgcaagaagaaaggacaaacgagcatgcttggattgcaaggtgataccatgggagtgtgttgtttctcaacataagcttttggtggcagattttcgttttcaggtgcgtgtccgtagggataaacaagctaagattgaaagaacaaaatggtggaaactgaaaggggagacgtcagaggtgtttagggaaagggttatcaaagagggctcttggaaggaagaagacgacataaacaatatgtgggacaagatggcaaccaacattcgaaagGTAGCCTCAGaagtgtgtggagtaaccaaaggaaggggacgcgaggctaaagatacttggtggtggaacgaggaagtccaaagggctattaaggagaagaaagaatgctatagacgcttgtaccatgacaggagtgtggacaacatagagaagtataaggtggcaaagaagactgcaaagcgagctgtaagtgtggcaaagggtagagcgtacgaggatctttaccaacatttgagtacgaaggaaggagagaaggacatttataggatggttagggttcgtgagagaaagacacgggacttcaaccaagttaagtgcattaaggatgaaagggagcatctcttggtaaaggaggatgagatccgacatcgatggcaagagtattttgacaaattgttcaatggtgagaatatggacacaacctttcagttagatgactcttttgatgacaccaatagacgctttgtgcggagaatccaagaatctgaggtcagagaggcgttgaaaaggatgaaaggaggcaaggcgatgggaccggatggtatcccaatcgaggtgtggagatgcctcggggacatagctgtagtatggttaaccaagctgttcaaccatatttttcgatcgaacaagatgcctggtgagtggaggagaagtatattggtaccgatctacaagaataaaggggatattcaaagttgtacaaattatcggggaattaagttgatgagccatactatgaagctatgggagagagttatcgagcatcgcttgagagcaataacgcgggtctctatgaaccaatttggtttcatgcccggaaggtcaaccatggaagccattttcttaataagacaagttatgaagcggtatagggagaagaagaaggacctacacatggtttttattgacttggagaaggcttatgataaaataccaaggaatgttatgtggtgggctttggacaaacataaagttccaacgaagtacgttgggctcattaaggacatgtacagcaatgttgtgactagagttcgaacaagtgatggagacacggatgacttcccgattaggataggactacatcaagggtcagctttgagcccttatttgtttgctttagtgatggatgaggttacaagggacatacaaggggacatcccttggtgtatgctttttgcggacgatgtagtgctagttgatgaaagccggacaggagtgaatcagaaactggagttatggcgggagactttggagtccaaaggttttagacttagtagaaataaaactgagtatatgagatgtgacttcggcactactactcgggaggaggaagatgttagtttggaaggtcaagtagtgcctaggaaggatacctttcgatatttaggatcaatgctacagagggacggggatattgatgaagatgttagccatagaatcaaagcagggtggatgaagtggcggcaaacgtctggtgtcctatgtgacaaaagggtaccacagaagctaaaaggcaagttttataggacggcgattagacctgctatgttgtatggtgcagaatgttggcctacgaaaagacgacatattcaacagctaagtgtcgcggaaatgcgtatgttgcgttggatttgcggtcatacaagaagggatcgaattcggaacgatgatatacgtgagagattaggggtagcgccaattgaagaaaagcttgtccaacaccggttgagatggtttggacatgtgcaacggagacctccagatgcaccggtgcgtagtggaatcctaagtcaggatagtaacgtgaagagaggcagaggaagaccgaagttgacttgggtagaggcaataaaaggagacttgaaaggatggaatatacccaaagacttagccttagataggagtgcttggaagacagctattcacgtgcctgaaccttgattgtttctgttgggtttcaactctagcctaccccaacttgtttgggacttaaaggctttgttgttgttgttgttgttgttgttgttgttgttgttgaaggtGTCGTGGTTTAAATGTTTAATTGTGACAGTTAGCCAAGGTATCATTTATGTTAGTGTCAGCTTCCATGAGGAGAATTGCTTAAACATATCATCAAGCGCATGGAGGTTCTTTTGTGAACTTCCTGAGACAATACAGTGAAAACAAGACAAAGAGATAAAACCAAACAGAGTTGACAGAGAACACACTAATACCTTCCCTTGTAGCTTCTACTATCCTTGTACTTTCCTTGAATGCCGCGAATTGTGTTCCAATAATCTTTCTCAGCTTCACCTGCAAAAACAGATAGGTACTGCCTAAGATCTGAAAATATAATTCATATCTGGTGCATTCAGTAACATTGATGAAAACTGATCCCACCAAGTATACCACCATAAAGTGGAATAACATCCTCTACAGCAAGGATGCTATTCAATACTGTTCATTAATAAGCTATGAGAAGAAAACCAAagccaaacaaaaagaaaaagaaaaactttATCTGCACTAGTAACTATTCCCCCCTCTGGTAAAATAAAAGTGCATTCCTAGAATGGGTAAAGCCAAATTGATTCTGTCAATAATATCTTTATAAATATCAAGACAAGCCACAAGAAAATGATTCTGAATTGTCTGAAAAAAATACTTCTATAGTATCCAAATTTTATTAGACTTACAAAAACAACTGAACAGAAACTGGTGGTCAAAATTTTGCTTTTTGAGCTCCTAAATGGCCACAAGGACACTAATTTGTTACTAGAGCAACAACTTGTAACAGAACAGATTAAATTCAAGATTCAAAAAGTCAAAGTCAATAAAGAACAGCTGCTGCTCTTACCAGTCACAGGCTCCAAAGTAACAATGTGGTCTTTAATTATCAAGCCACCTTCATCAGCAAGTACAGCGGACATGCGGGCCATTTCAGCTGCCTTAGAATCTTCAAAGCGAAGGTATCCTGAATTATCCCCGATGCTGAAGTCCACATACTTCAGGAGGAAACATATTTAAAGAAACATATCATTATCAACAAGTGCTGAAGGTAAATGGGATGCAGAATACATGTCATTACTTGGTATTCAAATATGAGTTTCCATTTAGTAGCATCGTGGCTGTAAATTGTGAGGTTTCCGTTAACGAAATTTCAGAACATTTGCCGGTAAATAACCAATAGATCCTAAAGAAGTTACAGCATTTTGAAAGGCAAAGGAAAGTATATGGAGTATCATCAAAGAAAGTTCTAACCGGCACCAATATTTTTTTTCCTCGGATGCCCAGGAGAGATTTGGTAACTGGTGTGCCGGGGGAGGTGATTCCTCAACTGGTACCAAATAACTCAGTTCCCTGGCATGCCTTCCAGTGAAAACGTGCCTACTACCACCACCCCATCTTTCTTTTAAATATGTTCTCTCCATGCCAGAAGAGTCATAATTTTGCATCCACGCAGCCATTAAGCATGTCAGAATTTTCAAGAAAAACAGCCATCCAACTCCCTAAATGGCCTCCAGCCACTACCATGATCAGTAAAGCATATCAGCAAGGGCAACAGTGAGGCAGCAGGTAGCACATCTCGTGCTAGTCATCAGGAGCTATTATCTAGCAGCTTGAGGATGACAGTCGCAGGAGAGAAAAGGAATTCAGGAAGgacaaaagagagagggaggagtttCAAGCAGCACAAAACTAGAAGACAGGACAAATACAGCAGGTATCTGTCTACGTAATTACTTGCAGAATACCCATGGGGCCATGGGGCCCATTCCAAAAGGCATAGATAGAACAGGAATGAAACAATGCCAAGTAGGGGCACTACAGTTAAGCCCGACTTACAGGGTAGAAAAATAATCTTTGTATATACTTAAAGGCAAGCTATTGGCCAGGtggctgacttcgatggcacatGGTTAAAAATGTTTTGAAAGCGTATGGCATAGGAGAAAACACTTAATTAGAGGCAGAGCACATAAGTGCAAGTTATTCTGGCAAACAATAAATTTCCCCACTAAAGGTTGTATGAGTCGTCTAGACACCTTTTCATTCTTAATATCatgatatgcagctctcctgcatattcgagagagagagagagagataaggCAAACAAAAGAATTTACCCATGTAATCCATGAACTGAAATTTGAGTCCTCAGCGACACTTGTTGAGCATAGGTGAATTTATAAAAAGTGGTATACTTCCTATCTACATGATAGGCCAGAAAAAGTGAAAAGAAACCCATACCATTTCACTTCAAGACAAAAAATGGAAGTATTACTGTTAAACCAACAAAAGCAAAATCCAGAAAGAGGCATGAATTATCATTACCCGAACAGTTCCAAATTTTTTGAATGCTTCTTTTAGATCCTCCCTTGATATTTGGTTCTTCACATTCACATCGCCAGAAATGTTTTTGCCATCCCTGCTCAATGATTCACTATCACCATGTTTATCACTTTCTACCGGGGCATCACCAATACACTTCTCGGACTCTGCAGCTTCCGCAGTGTTTAGTTCTTTCTCTTTGGTCATGTCATCTGAGGACTTCCCTTGCTTAGTACCATCGCTCTCAACAGTGGACTCTGGCCCCTGGCCTGAGAGTTTTTCCATGGAACTGGAAACCTCTAATTTCGTGGCAGAGTCATTCCCTTCATCTATGTTATCTTGCTGCACCACAGAATCAACCATGGTCTTCTTCAATTTGAAGGCCACAATTAGACCTTTTGGATAGCTGCAACCAAATTTCAAGGACTATAAGAGACAAAAATAATAATAACTGACCAAATAGGCTGTAAGATACAGATACTCACCCTTCATCCTGGTTACCCTTTCTAGGGCGTGCCTTTTCATATGCTTCTTTTTTGGACTCCTGTTCGGCATCAAACTCCTTCCTTCATAATTCAGGCAAGTAACAGTCAAAATATCAAAGATGTCATTGAGTTAAAATACAAAACATGTAAAGAAGTCAGGACAGGAAATCTGTGTGAATAAAGATGTTCACTTAGATTCAAGATAGTTAGAAAAATGGCTAGCCTATCATAATACATTCCAATGGCAATGAAAAGAAAGGAAAGCAAGTTCCCAAAGGCAGGAAGCTAGATCATTTTATGAAGGCATTAATGGGCATCTGTTTTATTTGTACAAATAGAAAAGTGGTTTACTTTGGCCTTATTTCCAGATTTGCCCCTGCAAATACTAAAGCATTGTCCATAATACTTTTTGCATCCTCTTCTTCAGAAAACTCAACCAAAGCAGTCCCGCAGAAGTGTTTTTTGTTGACAATATTGCGTGGAAGCCTCACGCTGTTTACCTATGAATTTATACCAAAGCACATAAAAATGTTATGTTATTTACCCAAACAAATGCACAATTCCTCTACTTCCATTGCAGATTAACAGTATATAACTTGAAAAGGGCATAATAACTCTTAAAGTCTCCAGATATCTTTCACATCGGAAGCAAACCATACTCATAGTCACATAAAACAGGTTCACCACCTTCGACCCTCGACCCAGGTTCGTCGACCCCGACCCGGGTTCACAGGTTCATTTTCGACCCGAAGTGTAAAAATCTCTCGTGAGTAGCATACCACGTACCGCGACCCCGTACCTTGACCCCATCGACCCAGAAACTTTGTGACTACGACCATACTGCAAAAGAATACTAATAGAACAGAAATATGCAGTCAAGGGCCTGAACAGGACACACGGCAGAGCAGAACAGATAATTATATTTGTCTATGCTTAGGCAGTTCGCCATGCTGCTGTTTTTTATTACAAGTTAAAAATCTTGATCTGCCATATTGAACAAATTGAATGAAATATATGCAGTTGGTTATTATATGAATCTTATTTCAATTTCATTCAATCCATTTCCTAACCAACCAGTAGCACACTAACTGCAGTATTTGAATGAAAATAGATAGAACACACCTTCGCATAGTTTGTGAAAAAAGATAGAACACACCTTCGCATAATTTGTGAAAAAATATTGGATGCCTTCCAGCTTTACATTGTAAGGTAGCGGAGATACAGCAATAGTCCTTGAGTCTACTTGTTCTATGATCTCATCTGGCTTCGAGAATTCACTAGCTCTACCAATCTTCTTTCCTGCAATTGAAGTACAGTAGAAATGAACCGACTCATATTCATTCCAATCCGCCTCTTAAATCAACTATTCATTGTATAGAACCATGTCCCTTGACTTACAATAGAAGTTCATACTAATATCCACTTTCCAGTAAAATATCCGTAAAGCAGAGATCATAATCAAGTGCAAGCCAAGGCAAGGTGTCATCTTAAGACTGTGGCAGTATATACAAATGCTAGCCACAACTTGTTCATAATTCAAGCTCAAGGGATCTACGTTTGTCGATATTTTTAATGGAGAATAGGACGATCTAAAATCTCAACTACATTGAGAAACACAAGATTTACATTAAATCTCTGCTACAAAGCTCAGGTGTTTAGCCTGTGACAGAACTAAACCAAACTTCCTGAAAAAAAGTGAGGGAAGGGCAGGAATTGGCTTACCATCCTCCGATACGCGGAGGACTGGAGAACGCCGGAGCACCTCAGCAACCGCAAGCACGGTCTCCTCTGGCATAGTCTCGGCCTTCACATCTGCGTCCAGCCCCAGGTGGGACTTCATCCGCGAGAAGGAGCATATCAAGGGCAAGCTCACCACTGCACAGTTGGCAAAAACAACAGAAAATTCAGCCTCAGCTCGCCCACAAAACCAAACAGCAGGGAGATGGAGCAAGCGGGCGAGGGGCGCTACATCCGTCGTCGCTCTGCTCGACCGTCTCCCGCAGGAACTTGTCGCGGGGGAGGTTGCTGTCGCTTAAGTAGAACTCCACCTGGGGCAACCAAATCAGATACGTACTTTTCCGAAGAATCGCAcgggaaaaaggaaaaaaaaaa encodes:
- the LOC136477676 gene encoding la protein 1-like, encoding MAATAAAPLDEGKAKKVLRQVEFYLSDSNLPRDKFLRETVEQSDDGLVSLPLICSFSRMKSHLGLDADVKAETMPEETVLAVAEVLRRSPVLRVSEDGKKIGRASEFSKPDEIIEQVDSRTIAVSPLPYNVKLEGIQYFFTNYAKVNSVRLPRNIVNKKHFCGTALVEFSEEEDAKSIMDNALVFAGANLEIRPKKEFDAEQESKKEAYEKARPRKGNQDEGYPKGLIVAFKLKKTMVDSVVQQDNIDEGNDSATKLEVSSSMEKLSGQGPESTVESDGTKQGKSSDDMTKEKELNTAEAAESEKCIGDAPVESDKHGDSESLSRDGKNISGDVNVKNQISREDLKEAFKKFGTVRYVDFSIGDNSGYLRFEDSKAAEMARMSAVLADEGGLIIKDHIVTLEPVTGEAEKDYWNTIRGIQGKYKDSRSYKGRALKNQRGGKHFNGKRDRNPESEKNSNKSQKVEAAA